In the genome of Novipirellula artificiosorum, the window GCCAGTCTTTCGTAGGAAAGACCTCGTCGTTCTGCTCGAGCATCTGCAGTCCGTCGGTTGCAAGTTGCACGACAAATCAAATCGTCATCGCAGCCTTTCGCCGGGTGGAATCTCGATTTTGGAGTCGTTAGTATTGGTCGCTCATGCTCGCCCTCAATGGGTCCGTCCCTTAGGTGACTGGAAACCAAGGACTCACAACGCCAAGCGTCAGTTTCACTCGCTGCTTCGGCATCTTTTTGATCGTTTTGGAGAGGTTCCCCTGTTCATGGACCATGCCTGGACCATGGGGACTCAAACTGGTGGTGGACTCGACCCAAAGGGAGTCGAGTTTCGCGATTGGTATCTCCACCTTGGTGTGGGACGAAGCCTCCGCGATCAGCGACTGCCACTCAAGTTTACTAAACGCATGGCTCACCAGTTCAAGGATGCGCCGGCGGATGTCACCATTCCTCAAGCGTTACGTTGGGCGCAGGTCATCGGACTGGGTGGGGACGAGCGATTGGCTCGCGCGGTGGCAGGAACCCGCTTAGCCGACGACTTCGAGCATGACGATTTCTGGACAACGGTCCTTCGTTGGCTGATGGAGCAGTCGATGCTGGACCTCGTTCAGATCGGACCCATGCTTGACTACATTCACCATCAAAGATTCGTGCCGCAACGAGTCTTTGGCATTTTAGAGGACCACGAAAATCCGCAACCCGCAGAGCCCAACTTCACGATGAAGGGAAGAACAGCGAACTCGCTGCTACGGCAAGTCGAGGCGTGGCATCGCGCCTTGGCGGGAAGCAATCGAATTCAGATCGCAAATTGGAAACCGGTTGGGATCGCCGGATTTGAGTTCATGGAAGGTAACGAAACATCCGGAAACGCAAAGATCTGGACCATTCGAGAACTTCTCTGCTCCCGATCATTGGTCGTCGAAGGTCGCAACCTAAACCACTGCGTTGCCACATACGCCAGCAGCTGCTCTCGTGGAGGCACATCGATATGGACTCTCGAAGTAGAAACCAACACCGAAGTTGATAAACGGATCACGATCGAAGTTCGACCGACGTCCCGAACGATTGTCCAGGCACGTGGACGGAGCAATCGTTTGATGAAAGAGCAAGAACGAGGAATCGTTCGGCGATGGTGTGCCCAAGCAGGGCTGACGCTCAGCCCAGGGGTCTGAGCGCAGCGGTTCTGTGTCGCTCGTCGAAGGCACGACGGCACCTTGTATCCCGATGGCATCTGGAATAACAGGATTCATCTCCGCGAGGGTCTCGACAAAGCGTTCAGGTCTC includes:
- a CDS encoding PcfJ domain-containing protein; this encodes MLRRERDHAASLTAKHAMHMRRQHQVSEKQLLTGIASGEIEKDSIADPHVGRFAALISHLVQHNHRTELRKPVFRRKDLVVLLEHLQSVGCKLHDKSNRHRSLSPGGISILESLVLVAHARPQWVRPLGDWKPRTHNAKRQFHSLLRHLFDRFGEVPLFMDHAWTMGTQTGGGLDPKGVEFRDWYLHLGVGRSLRDQRLPLKFTKRMAHQFKDAPADVTIPQALRWAQVIGLGGDERLARAVAGTRLADDFEHDDFWTTVLRWLMEQSMLDLVQIGPMLDYIHHQRFVPQRVFGILEDHENPQPAEPNFTMKGRTANSLLRQVEAWHRALAGSNRIQIANWKPVGIAGFEFMEGNETSGNAKIWTIRELLCSRSLVVEGRNLNHCVATYASSCSRGGTSIWTLEVETNTEVDKRITIEVRPTSRTIVQARGRSNRLMKEQERGIVRRWCAQAGLTLSPGV